A genomic stretch from Microtus pennsylvanicus isolate mMicPen1 chromosome 11, mMicPen1.hap1, whole genome shotgun sequence includes:
- the Prm3 gene encoding protamine-3 produces the protein MGSRCAKLSTGHGTAQNTGHSRGHESSMKKLVACVSQDNFSLSSEGEEEEEDEEEEEEEDEEEEEEEEQIPVKGKLLLLESEKQESSEDNAVAQPSPEPKQTHS, from the coding sequence ATGGGTTCCCGCTGTGCCAAGCTCAGCACTGGCCATGGCACGGCCCAGAACACAGGTCACAGCCGTGGCCACGAGTCCTCCATGAAGAAGCTCGTGGCCTGCGTGAGTCAAGACAACTTCTCCCTGTCATCAGAGGgcgaagaggaagaagaggatgaggaggaagaggaagaggaggatgaggaggaagaggaagaggaggagcagataCCGGTGAAGggcaagctgctgctgctggagtcCGAGAAGCAGGAGAGCTCCGAGGACAATGCCGTGGCCCAGCCAAGCCCCGAGCCCAAGCAGACGCACTCCTGA
- the Prm2 gene encoding protamine-2, producing the protein MVRYRKRSPSEHPHQGPGQDDGPDEQGQGLSPERAEDYGRTHRGYHHHRRRCSRRKLHRIHRRRRSCRRRRRSCRHRRRHRRGCRRSRRRRRCRCRRCRRRYH; encoded by the exons ATGGTTCGTTACCgaaagaggagccccagtgagcaTCCACACCAGGGGCCTGGGCAAGACGATGGACCCGACGAGCAGGGGCAGGGGCTGAGTCCAGAGCGTGCGGAGGACTATGGGAGGACACACAGGGGTTACCACCATCACAGACGGCGCTGCTCGCGTAGGAAGTTGCATCGGATCCACAGGAGACGCCGGTCATGCAGGAGGCGGAGACGTTCCTGTCGCCACAGGAGGCGGCATCGTAGAG GCTGCAGAAGATCCCGAAGGAGGAGGAGATGTAGGTGCAGGAGGTGTAGGAGGCGCTACCACTAA